A genomic segment from Aegilops tauschii subsp. strangulata cultivar AL8/78 chromosome 1, Aet v6.0, whole genome shotgun sequence encodes:
- the LOC109786959 gene encoding uncharacterized protein, whose amino-acid sequence MLLFCNCQLEKLINANSTEVDWERSFYLNLVAHTSYTVTVALCSISNLRNRADKSKRLPPIYKVSKTVYASPSRVNFRLDQRKAVETVPAYPNIYFSVDDFDDPFDAVVLSDPEHCYCVILNAHDGAAFPEESESSNVGSNIQSGINSGSSGENPPKVHSLPK is encoded by the exons ATGCTCCTTTTTTGCAATTGCCAGCTTGAAAAGCTCATAAATGCTAATTCAACTGAGGTTGATTGGGAACGTTCCTTCTATTTGAATTTAGTCGCTCACACGTCATATACTGTCACAGTGGCATTGTGCAG TATCAGCAATCTTCGCAATCGTGCAGACAAAAGCAAGCGGTTGCCTCCAATTTACAAGGTTTCAAAAACTGTATATGCATCCCCTAGCCGTGTAAATTTCCGCCTTGATCAAAGAAAG GCTGTAGAGACAGTACCTGCATATCCGAACATTTATTTCTCAGTTGATGACTTCGATGATCCTTTTGATGCTGTG GTTTTGTCAGACCCAGAACACTGCTATTGTGTGATTCTCAATGCGCATGATGGGGCAGCATTTCCTGAAGAAAGCGAATCAAGCAATGTCGGTTCAAATATACAATCTGGGATCAACTCTGGGAGCAGTGGAGAGAACCCACCAAAGGTTCACTCTCTTCCTAAATGA